The Stieleria maiorica genome includes the window AAGTCCTGCGTCACCATCGCGGTGGTCTCCGTCGACGATTCAGCCCCGGTCGGTTTCTCAACCGCCGGCAATCGTCGCGGACGGTCGGCACCGAGCGTCGACAACGACAACAATACCAGTCCGATCAAATGGATTCGATTCACGATCATCAGCGCACCCAAAACGTATGGCTGGAAGGGTGCAGATCCAACGTGTTTTCCAGCATTCGCTGAATCATGTCCGGAGTGCTGTTGATCTGGCGCATGAAATAGATCGGTTCGGTCCGGTTTCGCATCCGCACGCTCAAACGATAAGCCCCTTTTTTGGTCATCACTCCGGCGGGGATCGAGTAGCGTGCCGTCCGCGAATCCAGTGGCGCGATCGAATGGGCTTCCATGCGGATCAGTGGCGGGTGATTGAGCACCGACACGGGAACGGCACCGGGGCGCAGGAACACGAGTTGATCGAGAGAAAAGTTCAGCGGAAGCGCCGCCTCCCTATCCGTCCCACGTACGTTGTTGATCAAGAACTTGGTTTGCAAATTGAACAGGTCCTTGTCGCGTGGCACTCGGTGCGTCGCGACATCGACCGAGTGCATGTCGGCCAGGTCACCGTGTCGATCCAGGTAGCCGCTCTCCCACACTCGGCAACCGTCGGGATCGATCAAGGCGACGTTCAACCACAGTTGCGGTTGGGCACCCAGCGATCCGGTCGGCAGATTGTGTCCTTCGCTGACATTGCGAACCGTGTAACTGAATTTCAGCCTTCGTCCCGCGGTCGGTTCGTGATGGAAATGAGGGCCATCGATCTTCAGCCCGCCTTCCATGGTCGCGATCGAACCGACACGCTTCTCGGCCAGCCTGGCGAGGTTTTCGTCGATGATTTTTCGGCCGTCGCGTCGGTCGTCGCTGGTGTCCCAGGGTGCGGGGAACGTCATCGCATCGGTCACGCTGTTTTCAAACACATCGGTCCCCCAGCCGGCTCGATAATCAAACGCCAGCCACTCACGCGGCGTGTATTGTTTCGCCTTGGGGTGGTGTGGAAAGATTCCCGGATGGGCGATCGAATAACCCGGTCCCCAGAACATATGGTTGGACTGTTTGCGTTTTTCGCCGAAAGGTTCGTCGCCGATGTGCGCGACGAAATCGGTTTGGTAACCCTGTGGTTTGCCCGGCACGGCGCCCATGTGACAGTCCTGGCAAGACACGCCACGTTTGGCTGCCGGCCCACTTCGGTATTGGGCGTGAACGACTTCCAACCAAATCCCCGGATGCACGGCGACCTGGTGACAGGAGACACAGACGTCGCTGTTTGTCAGCGGTTTGAAGAATCGACCCTGCAGGTGAATCGCCTGTCCGGGACCTTGGTCGTCGGGGGACAGTTTCAATTTTAATGACTCGGCATTGGCGACCGCCTCTCGCACGCCCGCTCCGCCATGGCCGCCATAGACCGGCGCGTGAATATCGCCGGGAACGATTCGACGATCTCCGTTGCTGCGCCAGAAATGTTCGTTGATGCGGTGACACGCGATGCAGGTAACGCCTTCGCGGACCACCGGCGGTGCATCCAGCACGCTGACCGAGCGTGGGATTTTCAGTTGTGTTTGAACCGGAGAGTGACAGCGATTGCAAAAGCTGCCCACCGTGCCTTCGGTCAATTCGGTCATCGCTTGCTCGAATCGATTGAACATCGGCGAGACGCTGGCGTAGGCATGCCCGCTGGCCCGCCACTGCTCGTATTGCGTCGGATGACAGGCACGGCAAGACTCCGCCGAGGGATAACAGTCTTCGGTCCAGAGGTCGGCGTGGGGATCACGTTGCGGCGCCGCGTCGCCGGGTCGGACCGGGCCCAGTCCGGCCAGTGGATCGTCGCTGGTCGGTTGCTGCTGAGCACCACCGAGCAGGTCCTCGCCATCAAGCAGGTCATCGCCGCCGAGCAGGTCATCGCCGCCGAGCAGGTCATCTCCGCTATCGCCGAGCGATCCGCTGGCATTGCTCGTCGCGTCGTACAACGATTTCCGCAGCTGGGCGACCGACAGCGGGCGCGGGGCCGTTTCGTTGGGGGCCGCGTCTTTGGGGGCCGCCGCGATGCGATGCAACTGGTAGAACGCGTCCGGATTCCAACGGTGGGCGGCAGCCTGGCCGGCGGGGTTCCCCCACGACGCCCGATCGGTCGGTTTCGACCAGTTATGCGGAGACGATTGCTGGGCGAAAGCGGAGGAGAGCGGCAGGACCAAGAGCCAGCAGAGGGCCCGCGCGTGTACGATGGATTTGGCCAGCATCGCCCTTCTGTCCGTGACACGAAAGAAACCGATCGGCAACGGTCGACAGCGACCGGCCCGACCCTTCGATTCGACTCAACAGGACCGCTGCATCCCGTCGGACTGTCACAGCCGTTGAAAACCTCCTAATCGGAACAGCTTATTGAAGAAAATCCCTCGGCTGGGTCGTCCAACTTCGTCTTCGGATGGACTTTGCAAACTAGCGTTCAGTGTTCGCGCACCGAGCGCGAATGCTTATCAACCCGGGACTGGTTCTCAGTCCGACTCCGGCAGACCCTTTTAATACGGGTGTCAGAACAATGTCATCGCATTCCTACCGAACCCTGCCTACCGAAGGGCAAGCGAAAACGTATCGATGCAAAGTCGTCGGCGACAGTGCCGCGAAGCTATTGGTCGGCCGCAAGTTCCAAAAGGTCTTCGTGCGTGAAACATCCGGTGGCGGTTTCACGCTGGGGCTGAGCACGAAAGTGGCCAAGAGGATCAAGTCGGGAAAAAGTTACGACCTGCGTTACGATGATCGCCGGATTCAGGTCATCGCCGAAACCTTCGTCGAAACCGTGCAAGGCGAAGCCCGCTTGCAAGTCGGCACGATCCACGAGTACGAACCCAAAGAGCGTTGGGCATTTCGGCTGCCCTTTACCAAAGGCAGCCGCATCATCGGACATGATTCCGGAATCAACAGCGGTGCGGCCTATGGCGGATTCGTCTTGGTGCTGTTCTGCGTGATGGCCCTACCGGGGGTCGGCGACCGACTCGGCACGGCCCCCCGAATCGAATCGGCCCTGGCGATGATGAGCAAGAACATCAGCGATGTCGTGCACGCGATTCGCCACTAGTCGTTAAATCTTTCCTAAAGCCTCAGGTCGGCGCAACCGATACAAATGGTGTTCGCATCCGCGGACGCCGTTTTTTATGCGCCCTGCTTGTGAGGGCGGACCTCTATCCCGCTGAGAAGTGGTGAACGAGAGCAACGCGATGAGAGCTGACCGCAGACGAGAGAATCGAACGAGGCGTGTTTCACGGACGCTGCTGGGCCTATCGCTGCTCTGCTGCGTCGTGACCACCAGCACCGGGTGTCGATTGTGTTGCGACCGCGAAGACCAAGCCTATTCGGCGTACGGCGGAATCTGGGAACGGACCCAACGCAACTCCGGCCGCGTCGGCAGCCTGTTTGATCCCGGCGGCGCTCGTACCGCGGACGTCACGCCGCGCGATTCGGCCAAGGATGACCTGGAGGCCCGCGAGCGGGTCGCGCCATTGGGCGGTGTCAAATCCCGCGGGTCCGACGGCGATCCGCTACCCGAACCTGTCCGCCCGGAACGAAAGTCGGATGAGGAAACGGAACAGGAATTCCAAGAGCGGCTTCGAAAGTTCCAAGAAGAAAAAATGTTAAACGCGGGCATCGTTCCCGGCGAACCGGCTCCGCCCGATTTCCGCTAATCGTCTACCGGGACTCAATTTGCGTTCTTGACGACGCGTTCGCACAGTCGCCGTGTTCTCCGAACTCGGCGTCCGCGAAACAGCGACGCGTTGCCCCGCGCCGACCTCGGAGAGGACGGCGACTGTCCAGCTAGGGCCTTGGCAGCGGCAGCATGCCATGCTCGGTCAGCCGATCGAGTTCGCGATAGCGGACGCGGACCAGATCGGTGGTGTCGTCGAGTGCCTGCTTCATCCCGGCTTCGATCAACGCTTGGACCTTTGCGTTTTCGACTCGCCCGCCCGCGCCCGCGCCGGCGACCGACGATAGCGGCACGCGCATCTGTTCCATTTCCTTTGCCGCGTCGAGGAAGTGTTTTTCGATTCGCGGATCGGAAGAGATCCGCACGTGATCGAATTCGTGACGCACCACGCGGTTGTCCCAAAATTGATCCGATGGTGGCGGGTCACGAATCCAGACTTCGTGTGTCGTGATCAGTTGAAGAGAGCGAAAGCGGACACGAACGAGCACCATCGCTTGACCGAGTGCGGCGCCTGACAAGCGAGTTTCGACCTGCCACCGCGCGCGGCTGTCGTATCGGTAACGAAACGTGAATCTTGTTTCGCCAGCCAACCGTCGACCGGCCGGCAACGAATCCGGATCGCTGGTCGGCTGCCCGCCGGTGATCAACCGGACCGCCCCACTGTGAATCAACTTGGCGAACTCTGTCGGCGGCTTGGGCAATTCATCGAGACGGATTTCGATGCTTTCGTCTTGACCCTGACCCTTTGATTCGCGACCGACCGTCTGCCCCGTCACCGGTGTGATCAGTAGAAGGGAAGCAATGATGGAAACGCCGCATAACGCCAACCGATGATTCAGTGGTAAGCGTTCATGCGGTGGCTGGGACATCGAACGTCCAGGTGAAAAGTTGCGTCGATTGGTTTTACGGTAGGGCACACCACTCGCTCGCGTGTCACACTTACCCGAAGTGCGAGCGGCCTGCTGGTTTAATCAGCCGTATGGCGCGAACCTACGGGCCCCGGTGCAATCTTTTGCTGTTTCAATGCCCGTACGCTCGCGCGAAACGGCTGACCCCAGGTAGGTTCGGACGAAATCAACACGCCGGTTCACCACCGTAAGAACCGAGTCAACATTTCGATGCCCGGTTGGGTGAGGAAACTTTCGGGGTGAAACTGCCAGCCTTCCAGTTGAAACGCTTTGTGTCGCACGCCCATGATTTGCCGTTGGCCTCCGGTGTCGGTCCACGCGGCGACTTCTAAACAGTCGGGCATGGTTTCCGGATCGATCACCAAACTATGGTAGCGGGTCGCGACGAACGGATTGGCCAGCCCCTGGAACAGCCCTCTGCCGTCGTGAAAAATTTCGTCCGTCTTGCCGTGCATCAACTGTGGGGCGCGAATGATCGATGCTCCGAAGGCCTGACCGATCGACTGATGCCCCAGACAGACGCCCAGCATGGGGACTTTGCCGGCGAAATGTTGAATGCACTGGACACTGACCCCGGCTTCGTTGGGAGTGCAGGGGCCGGGCGAAACCAAGATGCGGTCCGGAGAGAGCGATTCCATTTCGTCGATCGAAATCTCATCATTTCGAAACACACGCAGCTGGGTCGTCTGGTCGATCTCACCGAGCCGCTGCACGAGGTTGTAGGTGAATGAATCGTAGTTATCGATGACGATGACCATGAAAAAGCCAGGTAACAACGGAGCGATCTGTCAATGGGAATCTGAACGCGATCGGACAAAATCCAAATCTTTCATTTTGGGCGATAAACGCTCTTCTGTCTCGTTCACGCGAGCATCTATAATGACGTGCATCAGGCGATTTGCCGAGAGCCTGACGCGTCACTTCGAATCGGAAAAGAGACGAAACGCTCGGCGGTTTGCGACCCCCGGTCGCGCGTTATCGTAATCTGTTGTCCATTGCCGTTCGAATCGAGCGCTCGCCAAAATTCGGATCCCGATCCCCTTTTTTGTGCAGCCGATTCGGGCACCTTATCATTCGTCGATCCCGGAATTCCGCCAGTGCTCTCGGTTCGCCCCAAAGTCGCCGAACTTGCTTTTCATGTTTTCAGCCGGTCGCTCCACCCCGAGCTGTATCGGGTCCATCGCACACGTCGTATCGAGCGAAGTGCCTATCACGCTCAGGTCAACATCACCAATTGCGGGCATGTGATCACCTGGAACACGACCGGAAAAACGCCGGTCACGGTGTGCGAAGTCGCGACCAGTGCCCACCAGCCGCTGCCGTCCAAACGCTGTTTGATCAGCCAGTCGCTCAAGGGCAGTCGGACCGAAAAGGCTGATTTTCACCTTGGCGTGGCCTACCGGACGCATTTCCAACTCGAACCCGTTGCACCGGACATGTTTTTCATGGTCCAGCAACAACTCTCCAAACAGCCCACCGAGGGTTTGTTGCACAACTTTGACGCCAGCGGACGGATGTCACTGGGCGCCCTCAGCTACGTCAACATCGAAACCCGCCAGCGATCCATGCTGGTCCAGGCCATTCACACCTTTCCCGACGATTACGCGATCGTGAAAGTCGAATCGCTGTTCTCCCTGCCCGACGCGTGATGCCTCCCCGTGGGATAGGCTTCCAGCCTGTCGACGCGAAATGACAGGCTGCAAGCCTATCCCACCCGACGCCTTCACGTCACGGTTCATCGGTGTGATCGATCTACAAGACGGGCTCGCCGTCCACGGTGTCGGCGGCGACCGTGACCACTACCTTCCCGTGGGGACATTCAACGCACCCGGACGCGCGGCTCACCGCATCGACGGACACGTGCAACGTCTGATCGACGGCTACCACAGCGTCGGCATCGACTCGCTTTACGTAGCGGATCTCAATGGCATCCGATTTGGCGATTGGCAACGGCAACAAATCCGTTCGATCGTCGAGCGTTGCTCCGACCGCGGAACACTCTTTCTCGATTTAGGTTTCCGTACCACCATGCCACCGCAACGTTGGTCGTGGATCGAGTCACTCGTAAACGATCACGCCAACGTCGTCGTCATTTTAGCGACCGAGTGCGCAACCGACGTGTCGCTGTTGAGCGATCTGCTGACCCACCTGCCTTGTGATCAAATCGCAGTCAGCCTGGATTACAAAGACGGGCGTTGGGTTTCCGAGGAAACAACGGACGACGATTGGTTTGACGCCTGTCGCAATTCAGGCATCTCCACCGTCATCGGGCTGGATTTGGCCAGCGTCGGCAGCACGTCGATCCAGCGCACGCTCGAATTGTGCAAGCGGGTCCGACTCCAATTACCGCACACTCGCTACATCACCGGCGGAGGGGTTCGCGGTGCCGCCGACGCCCGACGTCTGTTCGACGCCGGCGCTGATCAATTGCTCGTCGCCAGCCTGTATGCCCGGTGAGCGCACGCAGCTCTGTTTTCGATTGTTCTGAACAGTCGCCGTCCTCTCCGAGGTCGGCGCGGGGCAAAGCTTTGCTTATTCGCGCACGCCGAGTTCGGAGAACACGGCGACACTCGGAAAGCATTGTCAGAATCGCAAACTGAGTTGGGAAAAGCCGAAATTCTTGGCGAATTCCGCTACCACGTTCGACCCTTTCCGGGTTCTGGGACAAAGACTAGCGGCGTCGTTTGACTTTTCGGTGCATCGGGTTGAGCCGCTTTCGCATCGGGTCGGCCTCCTTCTTTTCAGGTTCGGCCGGCTTCTCGGGGGCTTCGAACCCGGGGATCGAATCACGAATCAACAGCTTGTTGATCCGCTGTTCGATGCTGGTCAAAAAATCGCCTTGGCCGGGAACGATGAACGTGAATGCCACGCCGTCGCGGCCCATTCGTCCGGTACGGCCGACACGGTGCACGTAATCGTCGCTGTCTTCGGGGACATCGTAATTGATGATGTGCGAGATCGTGCTGATGTCGATGCCGCGTCCGACGACATCGGTGGCGACCAGAATCTCCAAGTTCCGATCGCGCAGTCGTTGCAGCACTCGGTCGCGTTCCCGTTGCTGCATGTCGCCGTGCATCGCTGCACAGGAAGGGTGGTCTTTGCTGAGCGCCCGATAAAGTCGATCGGTGCCGCGTTTGGTACGGCAAAAGATGATCGCCTGCTCCGGCTTCTCACGCTCCAACAGCGCCACCAACAACTCCTGTTTGCGATCTTGCGGGATCGTGAAATAGTGCTGCTCGATCGTTTCGACCGACATCTCGTTCTTGCAGCAGTCGATCACGACCGGGTCCTGCATGTAGGACTCCGCCAACCGCTGAACCGTCGGGGGCAAGGTCGCCGAAAGCAGCAGCGTTTGGCGGTCGCGCGGACACTTGCGCAAAATCCGTTCGATCTGCGGACGGAAACCGATGTCCAACATCCGGTCGGCTTCGTCCAAGACGACACACCAGACGTCCTTGGTCCGCAACGACCGTCGTTGTAAGTGGTCGTGCAGCCGGCCCGGGGTTCCGACCACGATCTGGGCGCCGTTTTCCAGTTGTCGCAACTGTGTTCGGATATTCTTTCCGCCGGCCAGCACCGCGATCTCGGTGTGGACGCCGGCGGCCAAACGCTGGGCCTCGCGTCCGACCTGGTCGGCCAGCTCGCGCGTCGGCACGACCACAATCGCTTGCGGGTCGCGACAATCCTCCAGCGAATCGAGCTGTTCAAGAATCGGGATCGAAAACGCGGCCGTTTTCCCGGTCCCGGTGCGGGCCTGACCGATCACGTCCAGCCCCTGCAGGGCGAGCGGGATCAATTCTGCTTGAATCGGTGAAGGTTTTTCAAATCCGGCTTTGGCGAGCGCTCGTCGCATCACCGGAGACAAGTCCAAGTCGTCGAAACTGGCTTTCGCAGGATCGAGGGTTTCCATTTGTTGTGCATTCATCCCGCTAGCATAGCGGCATCGCGCGTTTTCCACTACGACAGCTGCTCAACCTCGTGGCAACCAATTCGCAGACGCGACCGATTGTTCCAGCCGCACGCGTCCCTGGCAGCGCATTTCTTCCTCCGCAGCCGCCATACGGACATGGACCATCACGTCGTGACCGTCGGGAATCCGGTCCTGCCACTCGATTGGTACGTGAATCCCGTCAATCGGGGTGCGCCGGACCATGTCGCGAACTTGGTCCGGGTCAAACTCCCAGCGCCCGAGCGAAGCGTCTTCCGAATCATCCTCGGGGTCCAACACCACCACCGTCAACTCTGCGTCGACGTCAAAGTTCTCCAGCGACAGCGCCCGGCCATCTTGGTCCACGACCGTCACAATCAGCAACAGTCCGTCGATTTCGGCGTCTTTGTCAAATTGGTGGCCACCGGATAGCCCGTCGTGCAGCTCCAAACGATCCGGGATCGCCAACGGCGCCGCCTCCGGGGGCTCGAACCCCATCTTTTTCGCATCGCTCGGCGGCGTCACCTTCCCCGGCGGCGACTCGGGATCTTCATCCGGAGGCAACGGCGGTCCGGGAATGATTTGATCGTCCATCAATTCGCCCTCGCCAGGCGGAATCAACTCCGTAGGCGGCGGCAGCTCGGAAAACGGCCCTTCGGATTCCGCCGGCGCCGGCGTCTCAATCGCTTCTCGCGGCATCCCCAGGCCCTCGGTGGGTGGATCAACCAACGGCTGCGGCGATTGGGGTGTTGCCGGATCAGGGGTCGGTTCGGGTTCCGGCGCGGGGTCGGCCGGTTGGTCGTCGCTGGCAGGCGGCAGCGGCAACCCCATACCGGGCTCGTCCGCCGGAGTGGGTATCACTGCAGGCGTCGGTGACTTCGGGGCCGGTCGATCCGCCGCAGCGGGCGGATCCAGTTCCAGAATTTCGTAGTCGTCGGGCTCGACAGGGGTGGGTGGACCGTGTGCGGGGCGGCGTTGGTTCTGTCGCTGTGGCGGATCGTTCGGATCGTCGGCCGCGTCTCGCAGCCGCGATCGTTCTAATTCGTCGCGGAGCACCCGATTCTGGTAATCGGCGTCATA containing:
- a CDS encoding multiheme c-type cytochrome, whose product is MLAKSIVHARALCWLLVLPLSSAFAQQSSPHNWSKPTDRASWGNPAGQAAAHRWNPDAFYQLHRIAAAPKDAAPNETAPRPLSVAQLRKSLYDATSNASGSLGDSGDDLLGGDDLLGGDDLLDGEDLLGGAQQQPTSDDPLAGLGPVRPGDAAPQRDPHADLWTEDCYPSAESCRACHPTQYEQWRASGHAYASVSPMFNRFEQAMTELTEGTVGSFCNRCHSPVQTQLKIPRSVSVLDAPPVVREGVTCIACHRINEHFWRSNGDRRIVPGDIHAPVYGGHGGAGVREAVANAESLKLKLSPDDQGPGQAIHLQGRFFKPLTNSDVCVSCHQVAVHPGIWLEVVHAQYRSGPAAKRGVSCQDCHMGAVPGKPQGYQTDFVAHIGDEPFGEKRKQSNHMFWGPGYSIAHPGIFPHHPKAKQYTPREWLAFDYRAGWGTDVFENSVTDAMTFPAPWDTSDDRRDGRKIIDENLARLAEKRVGSIATMEGGLKIDGPHFHHEPTAGRRLKFSYTVRNVSEGHNLPTGSLGAQPQLWLNVALIDPDGCRVWESGYLDRHGDLADMHSVDVATHRVPRDKDLFNLQTKFLINNVRGTDREAALPLNFSLDQLVFLRPGAVPVSVLNHPPLIRMEAHSIAPLDSRTARYSIPAGVMTKKGAYRLSVRMRNRTEPIYFMRQINSTPDMIQRMLENTLDLHPSSHTFWVR
- a CDS encoding anthranilate synthase component II; amino-acid sequence: MVIVIDNYDSFTYNLVQRLGEIDQTTQLRVFRNDEISIDEMESLSPDRILVSPGPCTPNEAGVSVQCIQHFAGKVPMLGVCLGHQSIGQAFGASIIRAPQLMHGKTDEIFHDGRGLFQGLANPFVATRYHSLVIDPETMPDCLEVAAWTDTGGQRQIMGVRHKAFQLEGWQFHPESFLTQPGIEMLTRFLRW
- a CDS encoding DUF2617 family protein produces the protein MLSVRPKVAELAFHVFSRSLHPELYRVHRTRRIERSAYHAQVNITNCGHVITWNTTGKTPVTVCEVATSAHQPLPSKRCLISQSLKGSRTEKADFHLGVAYRTHFQLEPVAPDMFFMVQQQLSKQPTEGLLHNFDASGRMSLGALSYVNIETRQRSMLVQAIHTFPDDYAIVKVESLFSLPDA
- a CDS encoding HisA/HisF-related TIM barrel protein encodes the protein MTGCKPIPPDAFTSRFIGVIDLQDGLAVHGVGGDRDHYLPVGTFNAPGRAAHRIDGHVQRLIDGYHSVGIDSLYVADLNGIRFGDWQRQQIRSIVERCSDRGTLFLDLGFRTTMPPQRWSWIESLVNDHANVVVILATECATDVSLLSDLLTHLPCDQIAVSLDYKDGRWVSEETTDDDWFDACRNSGISTVIGLDLASVGSTSIQRTLELCKRVRLQLPHTRYITGGGVRGAADARRLFDAGADQLLVASLYAR
- a CDS encoding DEAD/DEAH box helicase; translated protein: MNAQQMETLDPAKASFDDLDLSPVMRRALAKAGFEKPSPIQAELIPLALQGLDVIGQARTGTGKTAAFSIPILEQLDSLEDCRDPQAIVVVPTRELADQVGREAQRLAAGVHTEIAVLAGGKNIRTQLRQLENGAQIVVGTPGRLHDHLQRRSLRTKDVWCVVLDEADRMLDIGFRPQIERILRKCPRDRQTLLLSATLPPTVQRLAESYMQDPVVIDCCKNEMSVETIEQHYFTIPQDRKQELLVALLEREKPEQAIIFCRTKRGTDRLYRALSKDHPSCAAMHGDMQQRERDRVLQRLRDRNLEILVATDVVGRGIDISTISHIINYDVPEDSDDYVHRVGRTGRMGRDGVAFTFIVPGQGDFLTSIEQRINKLLIRDSIPGFEAPEKPAEPEKKEADPMRKRLNPMHRKVKRRR